From a region of the Falco peregrinus isolate bFalPer1 chromosome 5, bFalPer1.pri, whole genome shotgun sequence genome:
- the UBALD1 gene encoding LOW QUALITY PROTEIN: UBA-like domain-containing protein 1 (The sequence of the model RefSeq protein was modified relative to this genomic sequence to represent the inferred CDS: deleted 2 bases in 2 codons), with translation MDELKHQVMINQFVLAAGCAADQAKQLLQAAHWQFETALSAFFQETNIPYSHHHQMMCTPANTPATPPNFPDALTMFSRLKASESFNSSSPVTSMATSPPPPAPPLPQHGAFNPAWPAASHPLAQQQSMWTPAPPSAAAGWPAAVSQQATAEQKANVTMEAER, from the exons atGGACGAGCTCAAGCACCAAGTGATGATCAACCAGTTCGTGCTGGCGGCCGGCTGTGCCGCCGACCAGgccaagcagctgctgcaggcggCCCACTGGCAGTTCGAG actGCTCTCAGTGCTTTTTTCCAAGAAACGAACATCCCCTACAGCCACCACCATCAGATG ATGTGCACTCCTGCCAACACGCCGGCCACGCCGCCCAACTTCCCCGATGCCCTCACCATGTTCTCC CGCCTCAAGGCCTCCGAGAGCTTCAACAGCAGTAGCCCTGTGACCTCCATGGCGACTTCCCCGCCGCCTCcagccccgccgctgccccagcatggggccTTCAACCCTGCCTGGCCCGCAGCTTCACACCCCctggcccagcagcagagcatgtggACTCCGGCCCCCCCCAGCGCAGCC GCAGGCTGGCCAGCTGCCGTCTCCCAGCAAGCCACGGCAGAACAGAAGGCCAACGTGACCATGGAGGCAGAGAGATGA